The Limibacillus sp. genomic interval GAGCGACAGCAGCATGGAAAGCAGCGCGGACACCCAGATCACGCCCGCGCCGATGCGCGCCAGAAGGTTCGGCTCCGGCCCGACCGCGAAGGGGAAGAGACTGGCGATCAGCAGGAAGAAGAAAAGCACCATGGCGGCATCGCCGCGCTGGCGCAGGGCCAGCCGCAGGTCGCGCCTCAGGAGAACCAGAAGCGCCTTCATGCCAGGAGCACTCCGCTTTGCAGCCCGGCGAGGTCGAGACGCTTCACCTCCGCCAGCGGCAGTTCCAGGTGCGTGGCGAGCACGATCCGCGCGCCCCTCTCCCGCGCGGCCTCGATCTCCTTGCAGAGGCGCTGGACCGAAGCGGCGTCCAGCCCGACCGTCGGTTCGTCGAGCAGCCAGAGCTCGCCGGGGGCCGCCAAGAGCCTGGCGAGCGCAAGACGGCGGCGCTGCCCGGCGGAGAGGTAGCGCGCCGGCAACTCGGCCAGGGGCTTCAGCCCGAAGCGGTCCAGGGCCTCCAGGATCGCGGCCTCCCCCACATCGCCGCCCTTCAAGGCGGCCCAGAAGGAAAGGTTCTCGCTGAGGGTCAGGACCGGTTTGACGGCCTCCTGATGGCCCAGGTAGTGGACCCGGCGGCGGTGCGCCTCCGGCTCTTCGTCGAGCGGCTGGCCTTCCCAAAGCAGCTGCCCCTCGGCGGGCTTCAAAAGCCCCGCCATGAGGCGCAGGAGGCTGGATTTACCGCTGCCGTTGGGGCCCGTCAGGATCAGCGCCTCGCCCGGTCCCAGCGAGAAGCCGAGCCCGGCGAAGACGAGGCGTTCGCCCCGTTCGCAAGCCAGATTCTGTCCTTTGAAAAGCTTTTCGTCCCCCACCCGCCTGCTCGCCCATCTGTGGAAACCTTTTAAAGACAGGCCCCTTTTAGCAGGAACCCGCGCAAAAAAGTAAGGCGGAACCCGGGGTCGGGACCGGGTTCCGCCTTGGTGCAGGGCCAGCCACTTTCTTGGGGGGAGGGCGAGAGGGGCTGGCGAACTGCGTTTTTACAGAAGAGGGGAAGTTCCTCTGTAGCCTATAGAGATAGAAAGCAAGAGTGTCCGCTCTGGGACTCAATTGAGGCGTTATTGGGGCATTTCACCCGCGGTCCCTGCGGGCCGCTGGGTCAGTTGCTTGGCGCGCAAGGCGCCCTTGGCCTCGGTCAGATGAAGGATGATCTTGCCCAGACGGTTGTCGGCCTCCAGGCGCAGCGGCAGAGGCGGGCCGTCCTCGGACAGGGGCGCCAGGTAGACCCGGATATATTCGGGAATGCGCTGGCGGCTGCGTTCCTTCTTCGGACCGGCGGTCTGCTCGATGAAGAGATGACAGACCTGCGTCTCACCGCCGAAGGGGCTGTAGCCGGTCGGGCGCAGGGTCACGCCTTCCTGCTGTTCAAGGCGGAGCGAGAAAAGCTTGCGGCCGTCGAACACCTCGGTCTCGCCCTCGCAAGCCTGATTCTGCAAGAGCGTCGCGATGGGCCAGAGCAAGGCGGAGATGGGATCGAGCGCCCCGGCCCGCTGCTCAGGCGGAACGGCCTCCGTGGTCGGGCGTCTGTCTTCGGGCTCGATGTCCAGACGCGTCACCTCGCCGCCCTCGAAGGTCATGGCGATGCGCCGCTCCTTGTCTTTCTGCCAGACCGAGTTCATCTCGTAATCGCGCGGGGCCAGCCGCCCCTCGCTGAGCGCCCCCGCCGCGGTCACCGTGAAGTCGAGCGAGAAGAACTTGGCGATG includes:
- a CDS encoding DUF3108 domain-containing protein, whose product is MRRKSTARALGAALGAALIGGLFAAQPGQAASGGDSGPNSTWLAYDVYAGGLKAMRAELAVDIGEADYRLQLDAYFQGFIAKFFSLDFTVTAAGALSEGRLAPRDYEMNSVWQKDKERRIAMTFEGGEVTRLDIEPEDRRPTTEAVPPEQRAGALDPISALLWPIATLLQNQACEGETEVFDGRKLFSLRLEQQEGVTLRPTGYSPFGGETQVCHLFIEQTAGPKKERSRQRIPEYIRVYLAPLSEDGPPLPLRLEADNRLGKIILHLTEAKGALRAKQLTQRPAGTAGEMPQ
- the ccmA gene encoding heme ABC exporter ATP-binding protein CcmA, which encodes MGDEKLFKGQNLACERGERLVFAGLGFSLGPGEALILTGPNGSGKSSLLRLMAGLLKPAEGQLLWEGQPLDEEPEAHRRRVHYLGHQEAVKPVLTLSENLSFWAALKGGDVGEAAILEALDRFGLKPLAELPARYLSAGQRRRLALARLLAAPGELWLLDEPTVGLDAASVQRLCKEIEAARERGARIVLATHLELPLAEVKRLDLAGLQSGVLLA